CCAAAATGAGGACCAGCTATAAAGGACTGGACTTGGCCACCCGGGCCTTAAGAGCGTACAGCCCCTGACGGTGTGAGCAGCAGCAGTGGGCTAGAAGAAGGGGCAGCCCCCGGGGCAACCACCATGTGCCCAGGGCAGGTTCTGAAACCTCCCCACTTTCTCATCAGGGTTGAAAGATGGAATGGTCCCCGTGCCCCCGGAGCTCAGGTTCTGTCGGGGGAAAGGGCAGACCTGTATCCTTGAGACCATAATACTCAATGGAGCTGAGGGACCGTTGAGGTCAGAGCTCTGTGGACAGGGCCGAGCTGCGGGAGCGGAGGACCCTGGGCCAGGAGGCTTGCCCCGCGTGGTGTCAAGGGCACggccggggcggggcccgggggGCCCTCGGAGGTTTAGGCGCTCCTGCTGGATCTCCTGCGAGTGTCTGCCCAGACTCCCTCTCAGATCTCTGCCCTGGGTGGGGGATtccaggggggtggggaggatctGATCTTTAGACGCTCCCTCCGTATGGGATGGGAGCTGAGGGGGTCCTCTCCCCACAGCAGACAGACGAGGCGGCACAGACGGACAGCCAGCCGCTCCACCCCTCCGACCCcacagagaagcagcagcccaAGCGGCTACACGTCTCCAACATCCCCTTCCGGTTCAGGGACCCCGACCTGCGGCAAATGTTCGGGGTGAGTGTGTGCAGCCCTCCGACCCGGCTCCCACCCCACACCAGCAACAGCCCAGGAGCCAGGGTGGCTCCCCCTAGGTTTCCTGCCTCCCGATGTCTCCTGGGTCCAGCCCACTCTGACCtgagcctgggggtgggagggagggggaaggacagAAGCTCAGGGAAGAGGGCCCTGCTGTGGCCACCGACCCCTGGCCAGAGATCTGCCTGTTATCTGGTGCCACCTGTCCTCAGGGCTTTGTTGGGTCCCCTCAGGGCTGAGGTTATGACTCTGTAGTCCCAACCTTCTGACAAGGGCTCCAGAGACCCCTGTGCCCCTCAGAGGGCACCTGGTGGGcagcccagcctcctggcctcaCACCCAGCAGCACACTTGGTCCCTACATGATGCCCATCAGCTCACCAGCCCTCCACCAGGGCAGGCACTGTCCTCCCcgctgtggccttgggcagagctgggatcgCATCGCTGTCTGGCTCCAGTCATCTCTCTGCCCGTTCTGACGCCCACCTCTCCATGTTGTGGGGTGAACGGGAAACCCATCAACTGTGCACACCGGAGGCCTCAGGACAGGCCCCTCGGGACCTCACGGGCATTTCCAGGGACCTGGATCACAGGTTCATGGTCTCCTGTGCCAGTGAGAGAGACAGGGCTGCCCCTTGGGGGTTCTGGCCAGGGATGGGGCAGGAATGGGGCAGCAGAGCATCTGGGCCCAGCTGGCCGGTAtgtcctgccccacagaggggCCTGGAGTCACTGCTGCTCCGCatccccccagccctgcccaacAGGACAGACAGCAGGCAGTACAGGGTCCCTCCTGCTCCTTGCCTGTCCATAGTCCTTTACCCTTTAGTGTGAATTAGGGCTGGCTATCAGTAACTTGTGGCAGAgtcccaggagggaggggagagggacacTGGTGATGCTGCACCCCTCtggtccccagcctcctcctggcttgtagatggggCCAGCATGCTGGCAGGAAAAGATCTCTCCACgagaaggtggggaggggtgtCCCTGTCCCCGCCAAGCTGCACTCAgagcccctcctcctgctccccacagGAGGCAGAAGGGGACCCCTGGGCTTAAGACCAGACACGGGCAGCGGGTGAGGGTCTCCTGGGGCGCAGGCCTGCGGGCGGCAGTCTTAACCCACCCTCCCCTGTCTCCCACCCCCATCTCTATCTCTGCAGCAATTCGGAAAAATTTTAGACGTGGAGATCATTTTTAACGAGCGGGGCTCCAAGGTGGGTGCCGCCCAGAGGCCGCCACCATTACAGCGCCGGCTGTAGGTCCCGCCAGGCTAACGTGTGAAATGTGCGTTTCCTTCCTGGAGAGCTTCGAGCCCGAGGACCCCTGAGCGACACGGGTGCTTGTATTCCCCGCTCCTccgcctgcccccacccacccctgtctgtgttgttgctgctgctgcgaggctgccttctctctgagcTGCCAGGACCTCTCTGTCTGCACCCGGAGCCCCGCCCCTTGGCCCGGGTCCCCACCCCGAGCTGCTCCTGGGGGAGCCACTGGCCTGCCTCGGAGTtggcctggaggcctggggaaggggccGCAGGGCGGGAAGGTGGGAGGGTGTCCAGCAGAGACAAGCCTGCTCCCCACTCCAGGAGGGGAAGACATCCCCCTCCCGGGCTCCTGGGGTGAAGGTGGGTGGGGCTGCCCCTGGAGGTCCTGGAGCCCAGCCTCGGCACGCCGGGTGGAATGAGAGCGACAGTCCTGGCCCCTGGCCGGTTTGGCGTCTCTTTTGTAGCTTTGGCCTGTCCCCTCGCAGGTGCCAGGTGGTCAGCTCAGGCCAGGCTCAAGCAAGGCCAGCGACTGCCCCCGCCTGGGGCCCATACCCCTCCTGGGCATCCTGCCAGTGGCACCAGGACAGACTGAGTCTCTCCTTTAACTCAGCTGACTcaacccctctctctccctctctctctctctctccccccacccccactgccctgtCCCCCGCCCCCGACCCCCATGCCtccttttttgtcctttttctcatcCTATGTCTTTCTCTCCGTGTCTGTCCTTCTCCGCTCACAGGGTTTTGGGTTTGTAACTTTTGAAACTAGCTCAGATGCTGACCGAGCCCGGGAGAAGCTGAATGGGACGATCGTAGAGGGACGGAAAATTGAGGTGCTCAGATAAGTGTGCTGCGGCAGGGACACCCCTGAGAACTGCTGCCTGTCACCCTGGGTCCCCCATGGCAGGAAGACGGGGCGGGGGCAGGGCTGCGCTGAAGCCAGAGCCAAGCCTGTCGTCACCTGCCACCCCTGGGGGTCTAGGCTTCAGGCTCATTCAAGGGGCCCTCCcgccccctccttctccttcctggaagaggccTCCAACTGTGGGGGTCAGCCAGACACTGGCAGGAGCCCCAGAAATGTGTGTTTGAGGCTTGGCAGCTCCAAGGACCCGGGCCAGCTCAGTCAGTCCCCCAGTTGGAAAGAGCCATCAATCCCCATGGCCCCTCTCACCAGGGAGCAGCagtggcccctgccctccccttccccacaccACCAGCGCCCTGTAGTTTGCCTCCCGCCCTCATCTCCCAGAGGGTCAGCAGCAATGAGTGACCAGGGCCTAGAAAGGGACCCAGCCCAGAGGAGCAGCAGGGACAGGAGGCAGGGGGTCCCCCCTGCCCCGGACACtaccctccctctctgcccctcctctgaTGGGCTGTGCATCCTCACCACAGTGCCGTGGGTCTGGATGTCCGTGAGCTGGGCTCTCCGACAGGCAGGACAGCGAGGGGTGGCCAGAGAGGGCACAGCTCAGAGCCCACAGGAGGAGCAGTGGAAAAGCCTGGGGGAGGGTTTCTGGAAGCGGAGGGAATACTGGAGGCCCTGATGCCGGCCAAGCTCCCATGCAGCGCCTGGTGGGCACCTGAGGTTGCGGCCCAAGGCCCTGGGGGCTCACACGGGACGTGGGGGAGGCAGTGTGGCCCAGACCCCTTCCTCGGGTTCCACCGCTGGCCCTGTCCTCTGCTCCATTCCACAGAGGCTTCTGCCTTCCTCCACCCGCTGGCCCCTGGGCAGCGTGACAGGGGCTTAGATATCTGAGAGTAGGCCTCATCCCCTTTGCGCCCGCCTGCCCCCTCCCTCATTGGCCGGGCTCCCCACAGGCATATGCACCCCAACAGAAAGCTCTCTGCTGGTCTTGGGGAATGGAGTGGCTGGCCATCTTGGTGCCAACTAGGGGCCACCAGGGCACAGTTCGTCATGGGGGCCAGCCTGTTAGCGGGCTGAGAGCACTCCATGAAGAGTCCACCAACCAGCTTCGCCAATGGCCTTGGGTTGGTAGAGAGGCCCGGGCTTGGTGTGTGGGAACCGCCACATGAAGGGCAGGAGCTGGTGGGCTGGATGCCATCCCTGAGCCAAGGCCAGGCACCAGCCAGTGCTGGGAGCAGTGTTGCCAAGCCTCCCTGGAGGGGGTGGCACAGCCGAgaggaggccaggcaggagggcaggccAGGGTGGGGGGCCCGGCTGGTGGCAGAGGCTGTCCGGTGCCCCCACCTGGGTGCCCCACGGCCTCCCTCCCgatcccccagcccccagccccctccgcGGCGGCCGTGGAGGAGCATGCAGAGCAGGACTGGGGCGGCCAGTGGCCCATAGGAGGCtaatgctcccctcccctcccctccctctctccggGCAGGTCAATAACGCCACGGCCCGAGTCATGACCAATAAGAAGACTGCCAACCCCTACACCAACGGTAAGGGGCCCAGGACCCCCGGGAGGAATGGAGGCCCTGGAGGCACCCAGGCCACAGATGCTGACCTCCCTGGATGCAAAGTGCCCCTggtgccccagctctgcccctcaaaAGTGGGTGGGTCAGCCgaggcaggaggagagctggggcCGCCCACCCACCCAGAGACTCCTGGGCTTTCCCAAGTGTGCCTGGTACCCGGAGACCACGTGGACAGGCTTTGGGCACAGAGGGACGGTGGCCACTTCCTGGATTATTACCTATTTTCTAAGTGCTGAAGGAGAGCCTGGACTGGATGTGTTCAGTATTTAGTGAGCGTGATGACAATTAGAGAGACAGTCCCCGCCCTAGGCCTTGGAAACAACGAAAGGTTGAGGCCTCCAGGGGGAGCCCTGCTGGTCCATAACGTGCGAGCGCACCTGACCCTAAGCAGAAGTGGCCGGTGTTTGAAGATAAGACGGCAGATGCTGAGAGCTGGCTGCCGGGAGGAGTGGAGGGACCGCTCGAGGCTGCCCTGTGTCTTGACTCCACCAGGCGAGGGGGCTGTTTTGAGTGTAGCTGGCAACGTGCATTTCATCGGAACCAGCTCCTTCCCCTTGCCAGGGAGCAGCAGCCCTGCCCAGGTCAGGACGAGTCCCCCTGCAGGGCGTGGGCTTTGCTTCTGCCCCTCAGTAGGGACAGAGTGGGCCGAGCCACCCCCAATCTCTCTTGACCCTGTATGATCAGCTGCACATGGAGTCTGGTGACCAGCCAGCACGGGAAGCCTAGGACAGGACAGTGGGTGGACCTGCCACATGACCCAGCAGCAGGGCCTCCCCATCTGTGcgcctggggcagggcaggggcgcCACTGGGGCGTAATTTACAGGAGATTATTGTGGCTCCCATCCTGCTTTCTTGAGGACTGTGAAAGCTCACATCCTTTCTGAAAATCTGAGAGTACTCGGCTTTGCCAGTGTCCCGAGGGCACACTGGGTGTGACCCTTCTGTGATCTGGTGCTTggcacaggaagagaaagaggtagaCACTTTTATAGGGTCAAGGTGCTCATCGGGGGCTACGAAACCACTGGAGCCAGCTGCCCGCTCTTCACCCAAGAGCCACGCGCCCCTGCTTTCTGGGCAGAACTGAGAACGTTGAGGAGCATGGAATTTGGCATGGAATCCGTCCCTGAACCACTGCGGTCTTGGCGCGGAATGGGTGTGGCCCCGAAGCTGGTTGAGTGACAGAGAATGGAGAGGGAGAAGCCTCTGCTCCCCTCTGTGGCAACAAGAGTTCACTTAAACGACTGTGTTGGCCTGGGCAAGAATAACAAGGGctgcagggggccagcctggggtcATCTGCCGGTTAGCAGCGAAGGCCGGCCCACGGGCTCTGCTGGCCTGGGAGTATGGCCCGGCTTCGCTTAAATGGTCCAGAGCACTCAGAAATTCATTGGTGGGTCGGGGGGCAGACTTCCACCGTAGAAAACAAACTCACCTGGTGTGACCAGGTGTTACTATTTACAGAAGAAACAGGTGCCACCCAGGTGGGTCTCAGGCTGCCTCTGTCATCTGGGGTCCCAGACAGTGAAATGGGGCTGGCAGTGACAGGTGGAGGTACTCAGAAGGGAAGCTAGAATTGACAGGTGGAGGTGCCCAGGAAGCCAGAGTAACAGATAGAGGCACCCAGGATTCCAGGATTGGCAGGTGGGGGGCCAGGGCCATCGGAAGCAGACGTTCAGCCTCCGAGAATGGACCCAGAAGAGCTGCCAGGATGGAACCCGGGGGAGGTGGGCTTGGGCCATTGACTCCAGGACTCTGCTCCATCGTGGATTTTTCCTAAGAAGACTCAGTTCTTGGGACTGGAGGCCCTCCCAGGAGATGGACATTTCTTCCCTCCTAACGTGGAATCTATAGAAGATTCCAGAGTCCCAGCAGTAATGATCTGACACAAGCGTCTGCGCCAGTTATGTGAAGGTGAATCAGGGGTGAAAGGCGGCCCACAGTCTTGTGGAGAGTGTGGCGAATGGGTCCCGGGAGGAGCAAGGCCCTGGACACTGTCCTGGATGCCTCCCGGCCACCCACCCAGCAGTGGGGCTGTTAGAAGCTGGGTTGGGGGCTCCCATGTGTAGTCTGCCACGATGGCTTGGCCTGGCCCTTTGCCACACTCTCCAGACATGTCTCCCCAGCTGGCCAGGGGGCTCAAGTCCCTTCTGTCTCTCCTCACATGTCACGCACGCTGCAAAGATAAGACCTGGGCAGACTGAGCGGAGGCTAGGGGCCGGGCATGGTACAATGAGCCAACCCTGCCCATGCTCTCTGGATGCCTGGGGCCAGGGCCTGCCCAGAGCCGGCTGGTTTCCACCCCAGAGGCCTTAGGCTGAAGTGGGTCTTCACTCATGCACCTGGTCCCCGGTGGGAGAGGAAGGCTGGCCCAGGAGCAGTGGGCCCTCAGCCGGCCGGcctgcagagagggagaggccGGAGCCAGTTACAGCTTGGGGCCAGGGAGTGGCCAGGCATATGGGTCTGGCATCCCACTGCTGGGTTTGGCCTGGTTCTGCGCTCATCAGCTCTGTGACGAGAGGCTGCGGGGCCTCCCTGAGCTTCCACctgttcatctataaaatgggaggaTGAAACATCCACCTCATTGGGTGGGTTTAGAGCGGTGTGGCACATGGTGAAGTGCTCaggaataataattattattatcccgAATCCAAAGCCCTTCCCAATGACTGCTTTGGGGAAAGACGGGACCCCAGGGTAGCAAGAGCAGGACATGGCCCTGGGAAAAGGGACTCCCAGGAGCTCCACCACAGGAGAGAAACTTTGAGGCAGGAAGTGGGAGGAGGTTTTGGGCAGAGGCCAAGCACTTTTCCAGCAATCTCTGACTCTCCCAGAAGGCAGCCAGGTGCCCACGTGAGATGGCATTCCCGACAGAACCCCTCAGCCCGGCTGTGGGCCTGCCGCCGTTTATATAACGTGCTCCACTTTCCCTTCCTGATTCTCTTCTGCAGAGCTTGCAGACCCTGAGCTGCTGGGGCTGGTGCCCTGCGCAGCAGAGGCCCAGGGGCAGGCTGGGGCCACAATTTGAAGAGTCAAGAAGAGAGTGACCAGGTCCCTGGTATTCAGGGAGCAAAGGAGCCCAGCCAGGAGGCTGCAGCATCCCATGAGGGGCCGGGGGTCTGTGTTccagcctcccccacccaccctgacTGCAGAGGGAGGGGGTCTGGTCCGGCGGCTCTCTGCAGAGGCCACACCTTCGGATGTCCCCAGGGGGCTCAGCCTGGCGTCCTGAGAGTTCCCAGGCATAGTGTGAGatggggagaggatggagaagaCGGCGACTGGGTTTCTTTGCTTCTGTTCTAGGCTGGAAGCTAAACCCCGTGGTAGGCGCAGTCTACGGGCCTGAGTTCTATGCAGGTAAAGCCAGAGCAGTGGAGCGGGGCCGGGTGCGCCGGGCTGGGTATTGGGCGGTCATTGTCCAGGTCGTTCTGGCTGGAAAGCCAGGGCCTGCTGGtggaaggcttgactggggccgTGGTTGGCTGGGGGCGTGGTAGGTGGGTGTGGTCCGGCGGGCGTGGCCTGGTGTGGCTGCGCTCAGGCCCGGCGCCCCTGCCTGCCCTTGCCTTCTCGGTGGTCCCTCTCACCCCgtctcctctctgcccccttTCCTGCAGTGACCGGGTTCCCCTACCCCACCACAGGCACAGCCGTTGCCTACAGGGGCGCGCACCtacggggccggggccgggccgtGTATAATACGTTTCGGGCtgcgccgcccccgcccccgatCCCAACTTACGGCGCGTGAGTATCTGGGGGCCACGGGAAGGGAAGCATGAAGAAAGGCTGGGACGGGGGGAGGCGTGGGGAGGGAGTCCCACGGCAGCCAGAGGGTCCAGGCAGCCTTTCCAAAACTCCGGGGGGCTGTGGGAACTCCCAGAACTCCACACTGCTGTCCTCTCCATatcagcacccccacccccacctcgcTACGGGGAATCAAGGGTCATTGGCGTTTAGAGGGACCGATAATGGGATCGTGGTTGGCCCTTGAGCCCAGTGAGGGCCTTCTCTGAGCCCTCGCTGGTCCATTTGCCCAGGGCCTAGTGCCTTCCGCCCTGATCTGGGGGGGGACAGCTgcctggggtggagtggggggagggtgagCAAGATGGGCCTGTGGGCCCCTGGGTTTGTGGGAGAAAGGAGCTGACCAGCAAGGGTGTTACTCTATTGTTATACCAAAACAGGGCACTGGAGCAAACGCTTGTTAAAATGCCAGTCCCATGGGCAGGGCTGgcaccctgccccctccctcctcagcagACACCGGAGCCGGCCTACCCCACCTCTCCAGCGTTCCCACCACTTTCTTGTCCGTTTGCTTCCAGGGTCGTGTATCAGGACGGCTTTTATGGTGCTGAGATTTATGTAAGTGCAGCCCTGGGGGGGGAAGGGTGGCATCCTGGCATCCTGTCAGTTTCAGTGAGCGGTCAgtgtcttctccctctctgccccttccccccACCGCATGCCCATCCTTGGAACCCCGGAGGGTGAGGGCGCTGCGTCTGCCCAGAGCACTGCGTCCCTAGGGACCTTGGCCCAGCTAAGTCTGGGTTATCCGGGCTCACAGTGGGAGTAGTAATGGGTCTCCCAGCAGCCCCATGAGCCAAAGGCACGTCTTCTGCATTTCTCACGGTGTCTAGGATGGGGGCAGTGGGCAACTCTCCCATATCCCTGACCGCACTGGGATGACTGAGTGAGCCCCCATAGGCACCCCATATCCAGTACAGAGCCCCCAAAAGAGACCAAGAGGTGGGGGCTCCAGGGTGGACCCCTGGGCTGGGTCCTgttgcttctctcttccttcatggTGCGGCTCTTACTGCTTCCTCCAGCTTGGAGCCCTTGCTGACGACCCCCACCCCACATACATACCTGGCCCAATGCAGACCTCACTTCCATCCTGGGCAGTCGCTTGTAATTCAACGATCCATTTGTGCCAGGGCCAAAACGTGTTCTGAGTTAATGCCCTTTGTCCTTGACCCTTCCCATTGTCCAGGATCACACTCAGAGTCACCCAGGAGTTCCCCATGCCTGTCAGCATCAGTGCCTGGGGCACACTGGCCTGGAGGCAGGTCTCCAAGCAACTGCTGTGTGCCAGCGCCTCACACACAGCCAGACGTATAATTGGTGCCCCCCCCTTGTGTGCTGAATGCACAAATGGATGAGCAAACCCACCCCTACCTCACCTCGAACCGTGCCACTTGACAGTCTGCAGTCTCCATTAGACCAGAAGCTAGGTGCCCCCAGGCCTGCACCTGCTACCCCTCACCTGGCCAAGGTGAGGGGTGAAAGGCCGTGTCCTCCCCACTAAGCCGtgcactctctcttcctcccctgacCCTGCAGGGAGGCTATGCGGCCTACAGATATGCTCAGCcagcagcggcggcagcagcggcagCCTACAGCGACAGGTAGAGCCTGGGGACCAGGAGCTGGGCGGCGCAGGGGCGTGGAGAAGACAGCCAAGATCCCTGTAGGGCCGGGCTCAGACAGACAGGAAGCCTCATCCACCActcagggcctggggctgcctcagcccggtggtgcagggtCTGGACAGAGGAGAGTAGGCCAGAGTGGGCTTGTAGACCCCTGAGCCAGCAGCCCCCGCCCTCTGTAATCACTTCCTGCTTGTACAGTGGGAGAGGCCACCGAAGCCTCCAGTTCTGGGGTAGCAGGAAGTCCTCCGATTCCCAGCCCTGGAGGCCTGGCCCTCCTGCCCAATCTCTGGAGGCCCCAAATGAGAAGGTCATTAGGAGCCTTCGCTTCTGCCCCTGGGCAGGCCTGTGATCCTCCTCAGTGCTCCTAGGTCAGAAACTCTTTGGCTCCAAGAAGGAAAGGCAGAGCATGCCCCTCTGCCGCCTCCTGGAGCTGTGGCAGGACCAGGGGGGCTGTGTGCGCCATTTGAGAGCAGCAGCCTCTGCCCAGCTGCCTTTCCCAGTGGGCCCTCAGCCCGTCAGCTGCAGAGTTCCTGCTTGGGAACGTGTGCGAGGCCCTGTAACAGTCACGTGGTGGGCTCTGGCCCGGGGACCGCCTGGCCCTCCCGGTGGAGGCCTCACCCTCGGACCCACACCTGCCTCGCATCCTCTGGCTTCGTCTCAGGTGTGTGTGGGTTTTGTCAGGTGCACAGCAGGCCCCAGGACCCAGCCCTGTGCTCCAGGGAGCTGGCATTTCACACGCAAAATAAACTGAGCGAGGGGAAGGTCATCAAGGGGCCGCAGGTGCCTCCTTCGTGGCAACGTCCCTGACTCCCCACCCCGgatctttcctccctctctgagcccctttCCTCAGCACTTTGTCCCCGTTCTTTCTGGCGATTGAGGTTTCTTCTCCCTCCAAACCAGCTCTGCAAGgactcccttttctcttccccgtGGCATCGCATAGAACAGGTTGCCCCTCGTCAGGGTCAGCGACCGAGGATATATGGAGAGGGTGGCCAGCTGTGTTCTGGACACTTCCTTCCAAACAGGCAGGAAGGACGGCCAGGAGGGcatgcaggggagggaggggccctgaGGGTGGGACCCCGCTGGAGGATGTTCACAAAATGTCTGGGAAGAGGTGGGAGACCTGTCGCTacccctccacctgccctcaTCACCCCCAcatctccccctccttccctgtgcTCATCTCCCCAGTTACGGCAGAGTCTACGCGGCTGCTGACCCCTATCACCACACCATCGGCCCTGCGGCGACCTACAGCATTGGGACCATGGTAAGGAGGCTGGGGCCCGGCTGGCCCTTGGCGCTGGCAGTGACGAGGAGGGCCAGGCGCTGCAACCAGGGTGGGGCGGGTAGGCCCTTAGGAGGGTGACCCAGGCCTCTGACAAGTGCATCAGTCCTGGCGCCTGGAAGGACCAAGGCCTGAGTTTGAGCAGGGGGAGGACCTGCCCCACTGTGCCCTCGCACAGTCAGAGGGAGGCGGGTCTGCCCCAACACTCAGCTACCCGGTCACGGAAGCATCCTGGGGTGGCCCAATTTTCTGAGCTCCATAGTTGTGGGACATAACTAAGTCCTGTCCCGGCCCTCTGTTCCCCTGCcaggaaaaccaaaccaaacctccccagcagaggctcagaggcaggcagggcctcGCTTCCCTCGTGTGGGTGTGTCTGTGCCACCGTCCCTCTGTGTCCTGTCCCCACCTAGCCCCCACCATTCCTCAGGTCCAGGAGGGGAACAGGGCTGCCTGCTGTTTCTCACCCCAGCCCCGCCATGGCCCCTCCGTGGCCCCCAGGCAGGATCTGCAGGCCCTCTGCTGGGGAAACGGGGTCTGCTCTCCCCCAGTCTCTGCCAGCAGGCCTCGGGGAGGGTGAGGGGGCATGCTCTTGATGGGCTGGCTGCGGCCCAGGGGTGCGGgccagtgtgtctgtgtgtgtgtgtgtgtatggccaGCTGTCGACACATACAGCCCAGCTCACTCTGCACCCCAAAATCGCTTCCAGTGGACACCTATCTCCTGTGCCCACCCCGCCCAACCCCGGGGTGGGGGGCGTTAATGTCAGTTTTTAGCTAGCTTGGCATCCAGCAtcaaagatgaaaacatttttggGGGGTTaaggcaggaggagcttcagagCCAATGTGGATTTCATTTTTTGATCTCCCTTGGTTTTGATTACTCCCTCCcgatttttgttttgtcttttttgatttttaacaagCCTCAGACATTCCACGCAGCCTGCGGTGACAGCTGGCAGCCACAGGGCACAGGCCTCTTGGGGGCCCGCACCCCTGCCTGGATCCAGGCCCCGAAACAGCAGCTTGCAGGCCCTTGGCTCCGGGATCAGCTCGGCCCTCCGTGCAGCTGCTAGCTAAAAGCTTTCATTAATTCGCAGAGGGTTCctcttatgttttcatttttaagattttctattttttccccaacttttctTCTCTGGTACTAGTCGTTTTCTCTTTTCTGGCAAAACTGGTGGGTGGAGCAGGAGGTTCCTCTGGAGGCCTCTCTGACCCAGGGGAGCCCAGGGTCACAGGAAAGCCAGGACACGAAGGACCTGTCCTCCCGGCAGGAcgcaggccaggccaggctgggccctggaggagcagggcccTGGGACCCCAGAAAGCCCGTCAGAGCTGAGCGAGCAGGCGCAGCCCCTCCTGTCGAGCCAAGGCCCACTGGGGGAAGGAACCCCGACAGgaggcccctctgccctcccggTGTCTGGAGGGGCTGAGTCCTGCCCTGCGGCAGCCCTGCTGGGGCACGAGGAGGAGGGGCTCCCGCTCACACCTCCCCCGATGAAGGGGAAAGGGGGCAGTGAAGGGCCAGGCCAGAGCCAAGACAGTCACCCAGAGACATCTCAGACCTCGTCACTCACAAGCACTGTGGCTGGTGACCCCAGCACCCCTGGCCCTGAAACTGCCACAACATCAGAAATAGGCCCAGGCCCCCTCCTGCTGCCATGACAGCTGGCACCCATTCTCCCCAAGGCAGACCATAAGGTGGGCAGCAAATGGGATTCagctatttctctttttgtttttccttattttttttttctttttgctttttcccccctACCAAAAGGCGGTACTGATTGGCTGTTTTTCATCTTTGATGTTGCAGGCTAGCCTCTGCCGAGGAGGGTACAGCC
The sequence above is drawn from the Equus przewalskii isolate Varuska chromosome 10, EquPr2, whole genome shotgun sequence genome and encodes:
- the RBFOX3 gene encoding RNA binding protein fox-1 homolog 3 isoform X13, producing the protein MAQPYPPTQYPPPPQNGIPTEYAPPPPHPTQDYSGQTPVPPEHGMTLYTPAQTHPEQPGTEASTQPIAGAQTVPQTDEAAQTDSQPLHPSDPTEKQQPKRLHVSNIPFRFRDPDLRQMFGQFGKILDVEIIFNERGSKGFGFVTFETSSDADRAREKLNGTIVEGRKIEVNNATARVMTNKKTANPYTNGWKLNPVVGAVYGPEFYAVTGFPYPTTGTAVAYRGAHLRGRGRAVYNTFRAAPPPPPIPTYGAVVYQDGFYGAEIYGGYAAYRYAQPAAAAAAAAYSDSYGRVYAAADPYHHTIGPAATYSIGTM
- the RBFOX3 gene encoding RNA binding protein fox-1 homolog 3 isoform X11; translation: MAQPYPPTQYPPPPQNGIPTEYAPPPPHPTQDYSGQTPVPPEHGMTLYTPAQTHPEQPGTEASTQPIAGAQTVPQTDEAAQTDSQPLHPSDPTEKQQPKRLHVSNIPFRFRDPDLRQMFGQFGKILDVEIIFNERGSKGFGFVTFETSSDADRAREKLNGTIVEGRKIEVNNATARVMTNKKTANPYTNGWKLNPVVGAVYGPEFYAVTGFPYPTTGTAVAYRGAHLRGRGRAVYNTFRAAPPPPPIPTYGAVVYQDGFYGAEIYGGYAAYRYAQPAAAAAAAAYSDSYGRVYAAADPYHHTIGPAATYSIGTMASLCRGGYSRFTPY
- the RBFOX3 gene encoding RNA binding protein fox-1 homolog 3 isoform X12 — its product is MLCSMANSGCLLLSNSGSMLPHSVPCPPAFLYLQQGSQDATAPPEAMAQPYPPTQYPPPPQNGIPTEYAPPPPHPTQDYSGQTPVPPEHGMTLYTPAQTHPEQPGTEASTQPIAGAQTVPQTDEAAQTDSQPLHPSDPTEKQQPKRLHVSNIPFRFRDPDLRQMFGQFGKILDVEIIFNERGSKVNNATARVMTNKKTANPYTNGWKLNPVVGAVYGPEFYAVTGFPYPTTGTAVAYRGAHLRGRGRAVYNTFRAAPPPPPIPTYGAVVYQDGFYGAEIYGGYAAYRYAQPAAAAAAAAYSDSYGRVYAAADPYHHTIGPAATYSIGTM
- the RBFOX3 gene encoding RNA binding protein fox-1 homolog 3 isoform X6; translation: MLCSMANSGCLLLSNSGSMLPHSVPCPPAFLYLQQGSQDATAPPEAMAQPYPPTQYPPPPQNGIPTEYAPPPPHPTQDYSGQTPVPPEHGMTLYTPAQTHPEQPGTEASTQPIAGAQTVPQTDEAAQTDSQPLHPSDPTEKQQPKRLHVSNIPFRFRDPDLRQMFGQFGKILDVEIIFNERGSKGFGFVTFETSSDADRAREKLNGTIVEGRKIEVNNATARVMTNKKTANPYTNGWKLNPVVGAVYGPEFYAVTGFPYPTTGTAVAYRGAHLRGRGRAVYNTFRAAPPPPPIPTYGAVVYQDGFYGAEIYGGYAAYRYAQPAAAAAAAAYSDSYGRVYAAADPYHHTIGPAATYSIGTMASLCRGGYSRFTPY
- the RBFOX3 gene encoding RNA binding protein fox-1 homolog 3 isoform X8, which translates into the protein MLCSMANSGCLLLSNSGSMLPHSVPCPPAFLYLQQGSQDATAPPEAMAQPYPPTQYPPPPQNGIPTEYAPPPPHPTQDYSGQTPVPPEHGMTLYTPAQTHPEQPGTEASTQPIAGAQTVPQTDEAAQTDSQPLHPSDPTEKQQPKRLHVSNIPFRFRDPDLRQMFGQFGKILDVEIIFNERGSKGFGFVTFETSSDADRAREKLNGTIVEGRKIEVNNATARVMTNKKTANPYTNGWKLNPVVGAVYGPEFYAVTGFPYPTTGTAVAYRGAHLRGRGRAVYNTFRAAPPPPPIPTYGAVVYQDGFYGAEIYGGYAAYRYAQPAAAAAAAAYSDSYGRVYAAADPYHHTIGPAATYSIGTM
- the RBFOX3 gene encoding RNA binding protein fox-1 homolog 3 isoform X9, whose translation is MAQPYPPTQYPPPPQNGIPTEYAPPPPHPTQDYSGQTPVPPEHGMTLYTPAQTHPEQPGTEASTQPIAGAQTVPQTDEAAQTDSQPLHPSDPTEKQQPKRLHVSNIPFRFRDPDLRQMFGQFGKILDVEIIFNERGSKVNNATARVMTNKKTANPYTNGWKLNPVVGAVYGPEFYAVTGFPYPTTGTAVAYRGAHLRGRGRAVYNTFRAAPPPPPIPTYGAALEQTLVKMPVPWAGLAPCPLPPQQTPEPAYPTSPAFPPLSCPFASRVVYQDGFYGAEIYGGYAAYRYAQPAAAAAAAAYSDSYGRVYAAADPYHHTIGPAATYSIGTMASLCRGGYSRFTPY